Within the Rhinoraja longicauda isolate Sanriku21f chromosome 38, sRhiLon1.1, whole genome shotgun sequence genome, the region AGCTGGGTCACCATCTGCCCGGCACTGGAAGTGCACAGTGTGACCTTCATCCACACGCACTGTCTGGGGCCCCTTGTCACGGATGCGGGCCCGGCGGCAGGTGAAGTAGCTGGGGGGCAACACGTCGGGGAAGTCCTTGAACTGTTTGCCCTGCACCATCTCTGGGGACGAGCACACGGGCTGTTGGCGGTTGAAGTTGAGCCTCCAGCGCCGGCGGAACACCCAGAGCAGGCGGCAGTCACAGGCCAGGGGGTTACGGTCCAACACCAGGGTCTCCAGGTTGCCCACAGAGTGGAAGACGCTGTCCTCCAGCGTGGGCAGCAAGTTGGCCGACACGTTGAGCAGCCGCAGGTGGCTGAGACCATGGAAGGCATGGGGCTCCAACATGGACAACCTACACCCCGCCAGGTGGATCTCCTGGAGCCTCAGCAACTCCTGCAGCAGGTGCCCTTGGACCGTGGCGATAGGGTTGAAGGACAGATTGAAGAAGCGCAGGTAGACCAGGTGTCTCACGGCCAGGTAGGGCACGGCAGACAGATTACAACTGCTGACGGTCAGGGAGGTGAGGTTGAGGCCGTACAGGCAGTTGGGGGCCAGTGTGTCCAGGTAGGGCCAGTCTGACACCTGCAACACCTTCAGGCGGTACAGGCGCTTGAAGGAGTAGttgtggatggagtggatgttgaGGGAGCGCAGGTGGAGGTGTACCAGGCCGTGTAGGTGGCTGAGAGCCTCAGTGGGCACGGCTGTCAGGTTACACTTCTCCAGGGCCAGGCGCTCCAGGCTGTGTAGACCACTGAAGGCACGGTGGGAGATATACACCAGCTCATTGTCCCCAACCTCCAGCGCCCTCAGGCTGGACAAGTCCTGGAACATGAAGTCCAGCAGGATGACGATCTTGTTCTCGCTGATGTCCAGCTGGGTCAGGTTGTTGAGGCCGGTGAAGACCCCCAGGGGTATGAGCTTGAGCCGGTTGCCCCTCAGCCCCAGGGAGCGAAGGCTGAGCAGATTGCTGAAGGCCCCGGGCTCTAGGGTGGACAACACATTGTCGTTCAGCTGCAGCT harbors:
- the lingo1a gene encoding leucine-rich repeat and immunoglobulin-like domain-containing nogo receptor-interacting protein 1 encodes the protein MWVVEASVPGPYLWSWPPVVLLLLGTVLSGHAAGCPARCDCSVPERSVFCHRKRLMSVPEGIPTETRLLDLSKNRIKALGQDEFVTFPLLEELQLNDNVLSTLEPGAFSNLLSLRSLGLRGNRLKLIPLGVFTGLNNLTQLDISENKIVILLDFMFQDLSSLRALEVGDNELVYISHRAFSGLHSLERLALEKCNLTAVPTEALSHLHGLVHLHLRSLNIHSIHNYSFKRLYRLKVLQVSDWPYLDTLAPNCLYGLNLTSLTVSSCNLSAVPYLAVRHLVYLRFFNLSFNPIATVQGHLLQELLRLQEIHLAGCRLSMLEPHAFHGLSHLRLLNVSANLLPTLEDSVFHSVGNLETLVLDRNPLACDCRLLWVFRRRWRLNFNRQQPVCSSPEMVQGKQFKDFPDVLPPSYFTCRRARIRDKGPQTVRVDEGHTVHFQCRADGDPAPAIIWLSPRKRHISGRSSGRLTVFPDGTLEVRYAQVQDNGTYLCVATNAGGNDSASARLLVRGYSPQGNRSLAFITNQPSDPHNNTRPAVPFPFDIKTLIIATTMGFISFLGVVLFCLVLLFLWSRGKGNTKHNIEIEYVPRKSDAGIGTADAPRKFNMKMI